One genomic window of Grus americana isolate bGruAme1 chromosome 29, bGruAme1.mat, whole genome shotgun sequence includes the following:
- the BOLA1 gene encoding bolA-like protein 1 produces the protein MAAGPLAGAGPLARAIRAKLAAALQPTHLQVLDESSRHGGPPGAETHFAVVVVSGRFAGLPPLQRHRLVHAALRAELAGPLHALAVVAKTPEQWEKDPRVPPRPPCLGGSKQERRGDGEESPRNQ, from the coding sequence ATGGCTGCCGGCCCTTTGGCTGGTGCCGGCCCTTTGGCTCGTGCCATCCGTGCCAAGCTAGccgctgccctgcagcccaccCACCTCCAGGTCCTGGATGAAAGTTCCCGTCACGGCGGCCCCCCCGGTGCCGAAACCCACTTtgcggtggtggtggtgagcgGGCGTTTCGCCGGGCTGCCCCCGCTCCAGCGGCATCGCCTGGTGCACGCCGCCCTGCGCGCCGAGCTGGCCGGACCCCTGCACGCCCTCGCCGTCGTCGCCAAGACCCCCGAGCAATGGGAGAAGGACCCTCGCGTCCCCCCCCGACCCCCGTGTTTGGGGGGGTCCAAGCAGGAGCGGCGCGGGGATGGGGAGGAGTCGCCCAGGAATCAGTGA
- the LOC129197697 gene encoding nuclear receptor subfamily 2 group F member 5-like isoform X2 has product MRREANLCRRRAAGAGDEIPGGEKKNPKNSAVQRGRMAHAPGSPGQFPLLPGDPYGGHGYLSGFISLLLRAEPYPPSGYGAQCLQPGGAAGIESICELAARLLFSAIEWAKGVPFFPDLQLSDQVALLRLGWSELFVLNAAQSALPLHAAPLLAAAGLHAAPMAADRVVAFMDHIRLFQEQVEKLKVLRVDAAEYACLKALALFSPDAVGLSDPGQVAGLQEKSQCALEEHVRRQHPSQPSRFGRLLLRLPALRSVSAPGIQQLFFSRLVGKTPIETLIRDMLLAGATLNWPYGPMQ; this is encoded by the exons ATGCGGCGGGAAG CAAACCTCTGCCGGCGTCGTGCAGCCGGAGCCGGGGATGAAATCcctgggggagaaaaaaaaaaccccaaaaattcAG CCGTGCAGCGAGGCCGGATGGCTCAcgcccccggcagccccggccaattccccctgctccccgggGACCCCTACGGCGGTCACGGCTACTTAAGCGGTTTCATCTCCTTGCTGCTCCGCGCCGAACCGTACCCCCCGTCCGGCTACGGCGCCCAGTGCCTTCAgcccggcggcgcggcgggcatCGAGAGCATCTGCGAGCTGGCCGCGCGCCTCCTCTTCAGCGCCATCGAATGGGCCAAGGGCGTCCCCTTCTTCCCGGACTTGCAGCTTTCGGATCAAGTGGCGTTGCTGCGGTTGGGTTGGAGCGAGCTTTTCGTGCTGAACGCGGCGCAGTCGGCGTTACCGTTGCACGCCGCCCCGTTGTTGGCCGCCGCGGGGCTTCACGCCGCTCCAATGGCCGCCGACCGCGTGGTCGCCTTCATGGACCACATCCGCCTCTTCCAGGAGCAGGTGGAGAAGCTGAAGGTGCTGCGCGTCGACGCCGCCGAGTACGCCTGCCTCAAAGCCCTGGCGCTCTTCTCCCCCG ACGCGGTGGGGCTGTCGGACCCGGGGCAGGTGGCCGGCCTGCAGGAGAAGTCGCAGTGCGCGCTGGAGGAGCACGTGCGGCGGCAgcaccccagccagcccagccGCTTCGGGCGCCTGCTCCTGCGCCTGCCCGCCCTGCGCAGCGTCTCCGCCCCCGGCATCCAGCAGCTCTTCTTCAGCCGCCTGGTCGGCAAGACCCCCATCGAGACCCTCATCCGCGACATGCTGCTCGCTGGCGCCACCCTCAACTGGCCCTACGGCCCCATGCAGTGA
- the SV2A gene encoding synaptic vesicle glycoprotein 2A — protein sequence MDESFRDRTAFIRGAKDIAKEVKKHAAKKVSKGMDRVQDEYTKRSYSRFEEEEDDEDYPPQDGYYRGGEGANEEEGASSDATEGHDEEDEIYEGEYQGIPRHDSLKTGERLGAEVAAGAFDDSEGQRRKDKEELAQQYELILQECGHGRFQWTLYFVLGLALMADGVEVFVVGFVLPSAEKDMCLSDSNKGMLGLIVYLGMMVGAFLWGGLADRLGRRQCLLISLSVNSVFAFFSSFVQGYGTFLFCRLLSGVGIGGSIPIVFSYFSEFLAQEKRGEHLSWLCMFWMIGGIYASAMAWAIIPHYGWSFQMGSAYQFHSWRVFVLVCAFPSVFAIGALTTMPESPRFFLENGKHDEAWMVLKQVHDTNMRAKGHPERVFSVTHIKTIKREDELIEIQSDTGTWYRRWLVRFLNLSQQVWSNFQQCFAPEYRRVTLMMMAVWFTMSFSYYGLTVWFPDMIKHLQNIEYASRTKLFTREKVRHFTFNFTLENQIHRGGEYFNDKFIGLKMKSVTFEDSLFEECYFEDVTSSNTFFKNCTFISTVFYNTDLFEYKFINSRVVNSTFLHNKEGCQLDFSDDNNAYMIYFVSFLGTLAVLPGNIVSALLMDKIGRLRMLAGSSVMSCVSCFFLSFGNSESAMIALLCLFGGVSIASWNALDVLTVELYPSDKRTTAFGFLNALCKLAAVLGISIFTSFVGITKAVPILLASAALALGSSLALKLPETRGRVLQ from the exons ATGGATGAGAGCTTCCGAGACCGGACGGCGTTCATCCGGGGCGCCAAGGACATCGCCAAGGAGGTGAAGAAACACGCGGCCAAGAAGGTGAGCAAGGGCATGGACCGCGTGCAGGACGAGTACACCAAGCGCTCCTACTCCCGCTtcgaggaagaggaggatgatgaAGATTACCCGCCCCAGGACGGCTACTACCGGGGGGGCGAAGGGGCCAACGAAGAGGAGGGGGCTTCCAGTGACGCCACCGAGGGTCACGACGAGGAGGACGAGATCTACGAGGGCGAGTACCAAGGCATCCCCCGGCACGACTCGCTGAAAACCGGGGAGCGGCTGGGGGCCGAGGTGGCTGCCGGCGCCTTCGATGACAGCGAGGGACAGCGGCGGAAGGACAAGGAGGAGCTGGCGCAGCAGTACGAGCTCATCCTGCAAGAGTGCGGCCACGGCCGCTTCCAGTGGACCCTCTACTTCGTCCTGGGACTGGCCCTCATGGCCGACGGCGTGGAGGTCTTCGTGGTGGGCTTCGTCCTGCCCAGCGCCGAGAAGGACATGTGCCTCTCCGACTCCAACAAGGGCATGCTGG ggctcaTCGTGTACCTGGGCATGATGGTGGGCGCCTTCCTGTGGGGCGGGCTGGCCGACCGCCTGGGCCGAAGGCAGTGCCTCCTCATCTCCCTCTCCGTCAACAGCGTCTTcgccttcttctcctccttcgTCCAAGGCTACGGCACCTTCCTCTTCTGCCGCCTCCTCTCGGGTGTGGG CATCGGCGGCTCCATCCCCATCGTCTTCTCCTACTTCTCGGAGTTCCTGGCGCAGGAGAAGCGCGGGGAGCACCTGAGCTGGCTCTGCATGTTCTGGATGATCGGGGGCATCTACGCCTCCGCCATGGCTTGGGCCATCATCCCCCACTACG GTTGGAGTTTCCAGATGGGCTCGGCGTACCAGTTCCACAGCTGGAGGGTCTTCGTCCTGGTCTGCGCCTTCCCCTCGGTCTTCGCCATCGGGGCGCTCACCACCATGCCCGAGAGCCCCCGCTTCTTCCTGGAG aacGGCAAGCACGACGAGGCCTGGATGGTGCTGAAGCAGGTCCACGACACCAACATGAGGGCCAAGGGCCACCCCGAGAGGGTCTTCTCG gtcACCCACATCAAGACCATCAAGCGGGAGGACGAACTCATCGAGATCCAGTCGGACACCGGCACGTGGTACCGGCGCTGGCTCGTCCGATTCCTCAACCTCTCGCAGCAG GTCTGGAGCAACTTCCAGCAGTGCTTCGCGCCCGAGTACCGCCGCGTCACGCTGATGATGATGGCCGTCTGGTTCACCATGTCCTTcag TTACTACGGGCTGACGGTCTGGTTCCCGGACATGATAAAGCACCTGCAGAACATCGAGTACGCCTCGCGCACCAAGCTCTTCACCCGCGAGAAGGTCCGGCACTTCACCTTCAACTTCACCCTGGAGAACCAGATCCACCGGGGCGGGGAGTACTTCAACGACAA GTTCATCGGCCTGAAGATGAAGTCGGTGACGTTCGAGGACTCGCTCTTCGAGGAGTGCTACTTCGAGGACGTCACCTCCAGCAACACCTTCTTCAAGaactgcaccttcatctccaccGTCTTCTACAACACGG ATCTCTTCGAGTACAAGTTCATCAACAGCCGGGTGGTGAACAGCACCTTCCTGCACAACAAGGAGGGCTGCCAGCTGGACTTCAGCGACGACAACAACGCCTACATGATCTACTTCGTCAGCTTCCTGGGCACCTTGGCCGTCCTCCCCGGGAACATCGTCTCGGCCCTCCTCATGGACAAGATCGGCCGCCTCCGCATGCTGG CCGGCTCCAGCGTCATGTCCTGCgtcagctgcttcttcctctccttcgGCAACAGCGAGTCGGCCATGATCGCGCTGCTCTGCCTCTTCGGCGGCGTCAGCATCGCCTCCTGGAACGCCCTCGACGTCCTCACCGTAGAGCTCTACCCCTCCGACAAGAG GACGACGGCTTTCGGTTTCCTCAACGCGCTCTGCAAGCTGGCGGCCGTGCTGGGCATCAGCATCTTCACGTCCTTCGTGGGCATCACCAAGGCGGTGCCCATCCTCCTGGCCTCCGCCGCGCTCGCCCTCGGCAGCTCCCTCGCCCTGAAACTGCCCGAAACGCGGGGGCGAGTCCTGCAGTGA
- the LOC129197697 gene encoding nuclear receptor subfamily 2 group F member 5-like isoform X1: MALAAGPWPEPPLPPPPPPPPPPPPGGPEAAGKAAGDCLVCGDKASGKHYGQFTCEGCKSFFKRSVRRNLSYSCRGGRDCPVDQHHRNQCQYCRLRKCLRVGMRREAVQRGRMAHAPGSPGQFPLLPGDPYGGHGYLSGFISLLLRAEPYPPSGYGAQCLQPGGAAGIESICELAARLLFSAIEWAKGVPFFPDLQLSDQVALLRLGWSELFVLNAAQSALPLHAAPLLAAAGLHAAPMAADRVVAFMDHIRLFQEQVEKLKVLRVDAAEYACLKALALFSPDAVGLSDPGQVAGLQEKSQCALEEHVRRQHPSQPSRFGRLLLRLPALRSVSAPGIQQLFFSRLVGKTPIETLIRDMLLAGATLNWPYGPMQ; the protein is encoded by the exons ATGGCCCTGGCGGCGGGGCCGTGGCCggagcctcctcttcctcctcctcctccacctcctcctcctcctcctcccggtGGCCCGGAGGCGGCGGGGAAGGCGGCGGGGGATTGCCTGGTGTGCGGGGACAAGGCGAGCGGGAAGCACTACGGGCAATTCACCTGCGAGGGCTGCAAAAGCTTCTTCAAACGCTCCGTACGGCGCAACCTCTCGTACAGCTGCCGGGGGGGCCGGGACTGCCCGGTGGATCAGCACCACCGCAACCAGTGCCAGTACTGCCGGCTCCGCAAGTGCCTCCGCGTGGGAATGCGGCGGGAAG CCGTGCAGCGAGGCCGGATGGCTCAcgcccccggcagccccggccaattccccctgctccccgggGACCCCTACGGCGGTCACGGCTACTTAAGCGGTTTCATCTCCTTGCTGCTCCGCGCCGAACCGTACCCCCCGTCCGGCTACGGCGCCCAGTGCCTTCAgcccggcggcgcggcgggcatCGAGAGCATCTGCGAGCTGGCCGCGCGCCTCCTCTTCAGCGCCATCGAATGGGCCAAGGGCGTCCCCTTCTTCCCGGACTTGCAGCTTTCGGATCAAGTGGCGTTGCTGCGGTTGGGTTGGAGCGAGCTTTTCGTGCTGAACGCGGCGCAGTCGGCGTTACCGTTGCACGCCGCCCCGTTGTTGGCCGCCGCGGGGCTTCACGCCGCTCCAATGGCCGCCGACCGCGTGGTCGCCTTCATGGACCACATCCGCCTCTTCCAGGAGCAGGTGGAGAAGCTGAAGGTGCTGCGCGTCGACGCCGCCGAGTACGCCTGCCTCAAAGCCCTGGCGCTCTTCTCCCCCG ACGCGGTGGGGCTGTCGGACCCGGGGCAGGTGGCCGGCCTGCAGGAGAAGTCGCAGTGCGCGCTGGAGGAGCACGTGCGGCGGCAgcaccccagccagcccagccGCTTCGGGCGCCTGCTCCTGCGCCTGCCCGCCCTGCGCAGCGTCTCCGCCCCCGGCATCCAGCAGCTCTTCTTCAGCCGCCTGGTCGGCAAGACCCCCATCGAGACCCTCATCCGCGACATGCTGCTCGCTGGCGCCACCCTCAACTGGCCCTACGGCCCCATGCAGTGA